The Manis javanica isolate MJ-LG chromosome 4, MJ_LKY, whole genome shotgun sequence genome contains a region encoding:
- the PROCA1 gene encoding protein PROCA1 isoform X5, with protein sequence MLPLCSLADVSRLPSWEGGHLLTGVACSTDASTFSEGDSTDADRCCWKHKQCSRHIFHPFTSDCAHHDVHLHSISHCDCDSRLMDCSEKTNSGSSQDVGSPCFNIIQSPCFGLIPEEECVERFWYSWCKGYRPISVAVIHHPLHHDYGADDLNEEEEEEEEAASQPPIPAQVVPAATPTDICMSTVSVPSDLVAPITIWRSESPRGESQGSRVIKKVKKTKEKEKDKETEEKVKLKKKVKKDKVTKKKSPIKSGPSPPDLSRLTSPRESAGMSESSPDSRRDLDSENSYSDPRWEEPSSEDVVESLSPRKKENTVQAKKPGVKALPVKKVIKRKSPPASNPNLS encoded by the exons ATGCTGCCACTCTGCTCTCTCGCAGATGTAAGCAGGTTACCCAGCTGGGAGGGAGGCCATCTGCTGACTGGTGTGGCATGTAGCACTGATGCATCGACCTTCTCTGAAG GTGACTCCACCGACGCTGACAGGTGCTGCTGGAAACATAAGCAGTGCAGCAGGCACATCTTTCACCCCTTCACCTCGGACTGTGCCCACCACGATGTGCACCTGCACTCGATCAGCCACTGTGACTGTGACTCTAG GCTGATGGactgctcagagaagacaaatagcgGCAGCTCCCAAGACGTGGGCTCACCCTGTTTCAACATCATCCAATCCCCTTGCTTTGGGCTCATCCCAGAGGAAGAATGTGTGGAGCGGTTCTGGTACAGCTG GTGCAAAGGCTACAGGCCCATCTCTGTGGCAGTGATCCACCACCCACTCCACCATGACTATGGGGCAGATGACCtgaatgaggaggaggaagaagaggaggaagcagcAAGCCAGCCTCCCATTCCAGCCCAGGTGGTGCCCGCTGCCACACCCACTGACATATGCATGAGCACCGTCTCAGTTCCCTCTGATTTAGTGGCTCCCATCACTATCTGGCGCTCTGAGAGCCCCAGAGGGGagtcccagggcagcagggtgATCAAGAAGgtaaagaagacaaaggaaaaagagaaagataaggaGACGGAGGAGAAAgtaaagctaaagaaaaaagtcaagaaGGACAAGGTGACTAAGAAGAAAAGCCCAATTAAATCAGGACCTTCGCCTCCAGACTTGAGTCGATTGACAAGCCCAAGAGAGTCGGCCGGGATGTCAGAGTCCAGCCCAGACAGTAGGAGAGACCTGGACAGTGAGAACAGTTACAGCGATCCCAGGTGGGAGGAGCCCTCCAGCGAGGATGTTGTAGAGTCTTTgtcacccaggaagaaagagaacacAGTCCAGGCCAAGAAGCCTGGGGTGAAGGCCTTGCCAGTCAAGAAAGTCATCAAGAGGAAATCTCCCCCAGCATCAAACCCCAATCTCAGTTGA
- the PROCA1 gene encoding protein PROCA1 isoform X3 yields the protein MWVRTTMSIQRWTKEKTEDNANTWEENSSDVSRLPSWEGGHLLTGVACSTDASTFSEGDSTDADRCCWKHKQCSRHIFHPFTSDCAHHDVHLHSISHCDCDSRLMDCSEKTNSGSSQDVGSPCFNIIQSPCFGLIPEEECVERFWYSWCKGYRPISVAVIHHPLHHDYGADDLNEEEEEEEEAASQPPIPAQVVPAATPTDICMSTVSVPSDLVAPITIWRSESPRGESQGSRVIKKVKKTKEKEKDKETEEKVKLKKKVKKDKVTKKKSPIKSGPSPPDLSRLTSPRESAGMSESSPDSRRDLDSENSYSDPRWEEPSSEDVVESLSPRKKENTVQAKKPGVKALPVKKVIKRKSPPASNPNLS from the exons ATGTAAGCAGGTTACCCAGCTGGGAGGGAGGCCATCTGCTGACTGGTGTGGCATGTAGCACTGATGCATCGACCTTCTCTGAAG GTGACTCCACCGACGCTGACAGGTGCTGCTGGAAACATAAGCAGTGCAGCAGGCACATCTTTCACCCCTTCACCTCGGACTGTGCCCACCACGATGTGCACCTGCACTCGATCAGCCACTGTGACTGTGACTCTAG GCTGATGGactgctcagagaagacaaatagcgGCAGCTCCCAAGACGTGGGCTCACCCTGTTTCAACATCATCCAATCCCCTTGCTTTGGGCTCATCCCAGAGGAAGAATGTGTGGAGCGGTTCTGGTACAGCTG GTGCAAAGGCTACAGGCCCATCTCTGTGGCAGTGATCCACCACCCACTCCACCATGACTATGGGGCAGATGACCtgaatgaggaggaggaagaagaggaggaagcagcAAGCCAGCCTCCCATTCCAGCCCAGGTGGTGCCCGCTGCCACACCCACTGACATATGCATGAGCACCGTCTCAGTTCCCTCTGATTTAGTGGCTCCCATCACTATCTGGCGCTCTGAGAGCCCCAGAGGGGagtcccagggcagcagggtgATCAAGAAGgtaaagaagacaaaggaaaaagagaaagataaggaGACGGAGGAGAAAgtaaagctaaagaaaaaagtcaagaaGGACAAGGTGACTAAGAAGAAAAGCCCAATTAAATCAGGACCTTCGCCTCCAGACTTGAGTCGATTGACAAGCCCAAGAGAGTCGGCCGGGATGTCAGAGTCCAGCCCAGACAGTAGGAGAGACCTGGACAGTGAGAACAGTTACAGCGATCCCAGGTGGGAGGAGCCCTCCAGCGAGGATGTTGTAGAGTCTTTgtcacccaggaagaaagagaacacAGTCCAGGCCAAGAAGCCTGGGGTGAAGGCCTTGCCAGTCAAGAAAGTCATCAAGAGGAAATCTCCCCCAGCATCAAACCCCAATCTCAGTTGA
- the PROCA1 gene encoding protein PROCA1 isoform X6: MSITYVSRLPSWEGGHLLTGVACSTDASTFSEGDSTDADRCCWKHKQCSRHIFHPFTSDCAHHDVHLHSISHCDCDSRLMDCSEKTNSGSSQDVGSPCFNIIQSPCFGLIPEEECVERFWYSWCKGYRPISVAVIHHPLHHDYGADDLNEEEEEEEEAASQPPIPAQVVPAATPTDICMSTVSVPSDLVAPITIWRSESPRGESQGSRVIKKVKKTKEKEKDKETEEKVKLKKKVKKDKVTKKKSPIKSGPSPPDLSRLTSPRESAGMSESSPDSRRDLDSENSYSDPRWEEPSSEDVVESLSPRKKENTVQAKKPGVKALPVKKVIKRKSPPASNPNLS, from the exons ATGTAAGCAGGTTACCCAGCTGGGAGGGAGGCCATCTGCTGACTGGTGTGGCATGTAGCACTGATGCATCGACCTTCTCTGAAG GTGACTCCACCGACGCTGACAGGTGCTGCTGGAAACATAAGCAGTGCAGCAGGCACATCTTTCACCCCTTCACCTCGGACTGTGCCCACCACGATGTGCACCTGCACTCGATCAGCCACTGTGACTGTGACTCTAG GCTGATGGactgctcagagaagacaaatagcgGCAGCTCCCAAGACGTGGGCTCACCCTGTTTCAACATCATCCAATCCCCTTGCTTTGGGCTCATCCCAGAGGAAGAATGTGTGGAGCGGTTCTGGTACAGCTG GTGCAAAGGCTACAGGCCCATCTCTGTGGCAGTGATCCACCACCCACTCCACCATGACTATGGGGCAGATGACCtgaatgaggaggaggaagaagaggaggaagcagcAAGCCAGCCTCCCATTCCAGCCCAGGTGGTGCCCGCTGCCACACCCACTGACATATGCATGAGCACCGTCTCAGTTCCCTCTGATTTAGTGGCTCCCATCACTATCTGGCGCTCTGAGAGCCCCAGAGGGGagtcccagggcagcagggtgATCAAGAAGgtaaagaagacaaaggaaaaagagaaagataaggaGACGGAGGAGAAAgtaaagctaaagaaaaaagtcaagaaGGACAAGGTGACTAAGAAGAAAAGCCCAATTAAATCAGGACCTTCGCCTCCAGACTTGAGTCGATTGACAAGCCCAAGAGAGTCGGCCGGGATGTCAGAGTCCAGCCCAGACAGTAGGAGAGACCTGGACAGTGAGAACAGTTACAGCGATCCCAGGTGGGAGGAGCCCTCCAGCGAGGATGTTGTAGAGTCTTTgtcacccaggaagaaagagaacacAGTCCAGGCCAAGAAGCCTGGGGTGAAGGCCTTGCCAGTCAAGAAAGTCATCAAGAGGAAATCTCCCCCAGCATCAAACCCCAATCTCAGTTGA
- the PROCA1 gene encoding protein PROCA1 isoform X8 has product MWVRTTMSIQRWTKEKTEDNANTWEENSSDVSRLPSWEGGHLLTGVACSTDASTFSEGDSTDADRCCWKHKQCSRHIFHPFTSDCAHHDVHLHSISHCDCDSRCKGYRPISVAVIHHPLHHDYGADDLNEEEEEEEEAASQPPIPAQVVPAATPTDICMSTVSVPSDLVAPITIWRSESPRGESQGSRVIKKVKKTKEKEKDKETEEKVKLKKKVKKDKVTKKKSPIKSGPSPPDLSRLTSPRESAGMSESSPDSRRDLDSENSYSDPRWEEPSSEDVVESLSPRKKENTVQAKKPGVKALPVKKVIKRKSPPASNPNLS; this is encoded by the exons ATGTAAGCAGGTTACCCAGCTGGGAGGGAGGCCATCTGCTGACTGGTGTGGCATGTAGCACTGATGCATCGACCTTCTCTGAAG GTGACTCCACCGACGCTGACAGGTGCTGCTGGAAACATAAGCAGTGCAGCAGGCACATCTTTCACCCCTTCACCTCGGACTGTGCCCACCACGATGTGCACCTGCACTCGATCAGCCACTGTGACTGTGACTCTAG GTGCAAAGGCTACAGGCCCATCTCTGTGGCAGTGATCCACCACCCACTCCACCATGACTATGGGGCAGATGACCtgaatgaggaggaggaagaagaggaggaagcagcAAGCCAGCCTCCCATTCCAGCCCAGGTGGTGCCCGCTGCCACACCCACTGACATATGCATGAGCACCGTCTCAGTTCCCTCTGATTTAGTGGCTCCCATCACTATCTGGCGCTCTGAGAGCCCCAGAGGGGagtcccagggcagcagggtgATCAAGAAGgtaaagaagacaaaggaaaaagagaaagataaggaGACGGAGGAGAAAgtaaagctaaagaaaaaagtcaagaaGGACAAGGTGACTAAGAAGAAAAGCCCAATTAAATCAGGACCTTCGCCTCCAGACTTGAGTCGATTGACAAGCCCAAGAGAGTCGGCCGGGATGTCAGAGTCCAGCCCAGACAGTAGGAGAGACCTGGACAGTGAGAACAGTTACAGCGATCCCAGGTGGGAGGAGCCCTCCAGCGAGGATGTTGTAGAGTCTTTgtcacccaggaagaaagagaacacAGTCCAGGCCAAGAAGCCTGGGGTGAAGGCCTTGCCAGTCAAGAAAGTCATCAAGAGGAAATCTCCCCCAGCATCAAACCCCAATCTCAGTTGA
- the PROCA1 gene encoding protein PROCA1 isoform X2: MHRPSLKVTPPTLTGAAGNISSAAGTSFTPSPRTVPTTMCTCTRSATVTVTLGKGPSPWETPSPEPSPIFVNLTLPQGQWGGGFLAAWAGPSGSLLSFRLLGSGPLGSLGGVGARLSPLCGRLMDCSEKTNSGSSQDVGSPCFNIIQSPCFGLIPEEECVERFWYSWCKGYRPISVAVIHHPLHHDYGADDLNEEEEEEEEAASQPPIPAQVVPAATPTDICMSTVSVPSDLVAPITIWRSESPRGESQGSRVIKKVKKTKEKEKDKETEEKVKLKKKVKKDKVTKKKSPIKSGPSPPDLSRLTSPRESAGMSESSPDSRRDLDSENSYSDPRWEEPSSEDVVESLSPRKKENTVQAKKPGVKALPVKKVIKRKSPPASNPNLS; encoded by the exons ATGCATCGACCTTCTCTGAAG GTGACTCCACCGACGCTGACAGGTGCTGCTGGAAACATAAGCAGTGCAGCAGGCACATCTTTCACCCCTTCACCTCGGACTGTGCCCACCACGATGTGCACCTGCACTCGATCAGCCACTGTGACTGTGACTCTAGGTAAGGGCCCGTCTCCTTGGGAGACTCcaagcccagagcccagccccaTTTTTGTAAACCTGACTCTGCCCCAAGGGCAATGGGGTGGAGGTTTTTTGGCAGCCTGGGCTGGGCCCAGTGGAAGCCTGCTGTCCTTCAGGCTCCTTGGTTCTGGGCCCCTGGGGAGTCTTGGAGGTGTGGGAGCCAGGCTGAGTCCCCTGTGTGGCAGGCTGATGGactgctcagagaagacaaatagcgGCAGCTCCCAAGACGTGGGCTCACCCTGTTTCAACATCATCCAATCCCCTTGCTTTGGGCTCATCCCAGAGGAAGAATGTGTGGAGCGGTTCTGGTACAGCTG GTGCAAAGGCTACAGGCCCATCTCTGTGGCAGTGATCCACCACCCACTCCACCATGACTATGGGGCAGATGACCtgaatgaggaggaggaagaagaggaggaagcagcAAGCCAGCCTCCCATTCCAGCCCAGGTGGTGCCCGCTGCCACACCCACTGACATATGCATGAGCACCGTCTCAGTTCCCTCTGATTTAGTGGCTCCCATCACTATCTGGCGCTCTGAGAGCCCCAGAGGGGagtcccagggcagcagggtgATCAAGAAGgtaaagaagacaaaggaaaaagagaaagataaggaGACGGAGGAGAAAgtaaagctaaagaaaaaagtcaagaaGGACAAGGTGACTAAGAAGAAAAGCCCAATTAAATCAGGACCTTCGCCTCCAGACTTGAGTCGATTGACAAGCCCAAGAGAGTCGGCCGGGATGTCAGAGTCCAGCCCAGACAGTAGGAGAGACCTGGACAGTGAGAACAGTTACAGCGATCCCAGGTGGGAGGAGCCCTCCAGCGAGGATGTTGTAGAGTCTTTgtcacccaggaagaaagagaacacAGTCCAGGCCAAGAAGCCTGGGGTGAAGGCCTTGCCAGTCAAGAAAGTCATCAAGAGGAAATCTCCCCCAGCATCAAACCCCAATCTCAGTTGA
- the PROCA1 gene encoding protein PROCA1 isoform X7: protein MWVRTTMSIQRWTKEKTEDNANTWEENSSGDSTDADRCCWKHKQCSRHIFHPFTSDCAHHDVHLHSISHCDCDSRLMDCSEKTNSGSSQDVGSPCFNIIQSPCFGLIPEEECVERFWYSWCKGYRPISVAVIHHPLHHDYGADDLNEEEEEEEEAASQPPIPAQVVPAATPTDICMSTVSVPSDLVAPITIWRSESPRGESQGSRVIKKVKKTKEKEKDKETEEKVKLKKKVKKDKVTKKKSPIKSGPSPPDLSRLTSPRESAGMSESSPDSRRDLDSENSYSDPRWEEPSSEDVVESLSPRKKENTVQAKKPGVKALPVKKVIKRKSPPASNPNLS from the exons GTGACTCCACCGACGCTGACAGGTGCTGCTGGAAACATAAGCAGTGCAGCAGGCACATCTTTCACCCCTTCACCTCGGACTGTGCCCACCACGATGTGCACCTGCACTCGATCAGCCACTGTGACTGTGACTCTAG GCTGATGGactgctcagagaagacaaatagcgGCAGCTCCCAAGACGTGGGCTCACCCTGTTTCAACATCATCCAATCCCCTTGCTTTGGGCTCATCCCAGAGGAAGAATGTGTGGAGCGGTTCTGGTACAGCTG GTGCAAAGGCTACAGGCCCATCTCTGTGGCAGTGATCCACCACCCACTCCACCATGACTATGGGGCAGATGACCtgaatgaggaggaggaagaagaggaggaagcagcAAGCCAGCCTCCCATTCCAGCCCAGGTGGTGCCCGCTGCCACACCCACTGACATATGCATGAGCACCGTCTCAGTTCCCTCTGATTTAGTGGCTCCCATCACTATCTGGCGCTCTGAGAGCCCCAGAGGGGagtcccagggcagcagggtgATCAAGAAGgtaaagaagacaaaggaaaaagagaaagataaggaGACGGAGGAGAAAgtaaagctaaagaaaaaagtcaagaaGGACAAGGTGACTAAGAAGAAAAGCCCAATTAAATCAGGACCTTCGCCTCCAGACTTGAGTCGATTGACAAGCCCAAGAGAGTCGGCCGGGATGTCAGAGTCCAGCCCAGACAGTAGGAGAGACCTGGACAGTGAGAACAGTTACAGCGATCCCAGGTGGGAGGAGCCCTCCAGCGAGGATGTTGTAGAGTCTTTgtcacccaggaagaaagagaacacAGTCCAGGCCAAGAAGCCTGGGGTGAAGGCCTTGCCAGTCAAGAAAGTCATCAAGAGGAAATCTCCCCCAGCATCAAACCCCAATCTCAGTTGA
- the PROCA1 gene encoding protein PROCA1 isoform X9 → MSITCDSTDADRCCWKHKQCSRHIFHPFTSDCAHHDVHLHSISHCDCDSRLMDCSEKTNSGSSQDVGSPCFNIIQSPCFGLIPEEECVERFWYSWCKGYRPISVAVIHHPLHHDYGADDLNEEEEEEEEAASQPPIPAQVVPAATPTDICMSTVSVPSDLVAPITIWRSESPRGESQGSRVIKKVKKTKEKEKDKETEEKVKLKKKVKKDKVTKKKSPIKSGPSPPDLSRLTSPRESAGMSESSPDSRRDLDSENSYSDPRWEEPSSEDVVESLSPRKKENTVQAKKPGVKALPVKKVIKRKSPPASNPNLS, encoded by the exons GTGACTCCACCGACGCTGACAGGTGCTGCTGGAAACATAAGCAGTGCAGCAGGCACATCTTTCACCCCTTCACCTCGGACTGTGCCCACCACGATGTGCACCTGCACTCGATCAGCCACTGTGACTGTGACTCTAG GCTGATGGactgctcagagaagacaaatagcgGCAGCTCCCAAGACGTGGGCTCACCCTGTTTCAACATCATCCAATCCCCTTGCTTTGGGCTCATCCCAGAGGAAGAATGTGTGGAGCGGTTCTGGTACAGCTG GTGCAAAGGCTACAGGCCCATCTCTGTGGCAGTGATCCACCACCCACTCCACCATGACTATGGGGCAGATGACCtgaatgaggaggaggaagaagaggaggaagcagcAAGCCAGCCTCCCATTCCAGCCCAGGTGGTGCCCGCTGCCACACCCACTGACATATGCATGAGCACCGTCTCAGTTCCCTCTGATTTAGTGGCTCCCATCACTATCTGGCGCTCTGAGAGCCCCAGAGGGGagtcccagggcagcagggtgATCAAGAAGgtaaagaagacaaaggaaaaagagaaagataaggaGACGGAGGAGAAAgtaaagctaaagaaaaaagtcaagaaGGACAAGGTGACTAAGAAGAAAAGCCCAATTAAATCAGGACCTTCGCCTCCAGACTTGAGTCGATTGACAAGCCCAAGAGAGTCGGCCGGGATGTCAGAGTCCAGCCCAGACAGTAGGAGAGACCTGGACAGTGAGAACAGTTACAGCGATCCCAGGTGGGAGGAGCCCTCCAGCGAGGATGTTGTAGAGTCTTTgtcacccaggaagaaagagaacacAGTCCAGGCCAAGAAGCCTGGGGTGAAGGCCTTGCCAGTCAAGAAAGTCATCAAGAGGAAATCTCCCCCAGCATCAAACCCCAATCTCAGTTGA
- the PROCA1 gene encoding protein PROCA1 isoform X1 — MPTPGRKIAAVTPPTLTGAAGNISSAAGTSFTPSPRTVPTTMCTCTRSATVTVTLGKGPSPWETPSPEPSPIFVNLTLPQGQWGGGFLAAWAGPSGSLLSFRLLGSGPLGSLGGVGARLSPLCGRLMDCSEKTNSGSSQDVGSPCFNIIQSPCFGLIPEEECVERFWYSWCKGYRPISVAVIHHPLHHDYGADDLNEEEEEEEEAASQPPIPAQVVPAATPTDICMSTVSVPSDLVAPITIWRSESPRGESQGSRVIKKVKKTKEKEKDKETEEKVKLKKKVKKDKVTKKKSPIKSGPSPPDLSRLTSPRESAGMSESSPDSRRDLDSENSYSDPRWEEPSSEDVVESLSPRKKENTVQAKKPGVKALPVKKVIKRKSPPASNPNLS; from the exons GTGACTCCACCGACGCTGACAGGTGCTGCTGGAAACATAAGCAGTGCAGCAGGCACATCTTTCACCCCTTCACCTCGGACTGTGCCCACCACGATGTGCACCTGCACTCGATCAGCCACTGTGACTGTGACTCTAGGTAAGGGCCCGTCTCCTTGGGAGACTCcaagcccagagcccagccccaTTTTTGTAAACCTGACTCTGCCCCAAGGGCAATGGGGTGGAGGTTTTTTGGCAGCCTGGGCTGGGCCCAGTGGAAGCCTGCTGTCCTTCAGGCTCCTTGGTTCTGGGCCCCTGGGGAGTCTTGGAGGTGTGGGAGCCAGGCTGAGTCCCCTGTGTGGCAGGCTGATGGactgctcagagaagacaaatagcgGCAGCTCCCAAGACGTGGGCTCACCCTGTTTCAACATCATCCAATCCCCTTGCTTTGGGCTCATCCCAGAGGAAGAATGTGTGGAGCGGTTCTGGTACAGCTG GTGCAAAGGCTACAGGCCCATCTCTGTGGCAGTGATCCACCACCCACTCCACCATGACTATGGGGCAGATGACCtgaatgaggaggaggaagaagaggaggaagcagcAAGCCAGCCTCCCATTCCAGCCCAGGTGGTGCCCGCTGCCACACCCACTGACATATGCATGAGCACCGTCTCAGTTCCCTCTGATTTAGTGGCTCCCATCACTATCTGGCGCTCTGAGAGCCCCAGAGGGGagtcccagggcagcagggtgATCAAGAAGgtaaagaagacaaaggaaaaagagaaagataaggaGACGGAGGAGAAAgtaaagctaaagaaaaaagtcaagaaGGACAAGGTGACTAAGAAGAAAAGCCCAATTAAATCAGGACCTTCGCCTCCAGACTTGAGTCGATTGACAAGCCCAAGAGAGTCGGCCGGGATGTCAGAGTCCAGCCCAGACAGTAGGAGAGACCTGGACAGTGAGAACAGTTACAGCGATCCCAGGTGGGAGGAGCCCTCCAGCGAGGATGTTGTAGAGTCTTTgtcacccaggaagaaagagaacacAGTCCAGGCCAAGAAGCCTGGGGTGAAGGCCTTGCCAGTCAAGAAAGTCATCAAGAGGAAATCTCCCCCAGCATCAAACCCCAATCTCAGTTGA
- the PROCA1 gene encoding protein PROCA1 isoform X4 produces the protein MCTCTRSATVTVTLGKGPSPWETPSPEPSPIFVNLTLPQGQWGGGFLAAWAGPSGSLLSFRLLGSGPLGSLGGVGARLSPLCGRLMDCSEKTNSGSSQDVGSPCFNIIQSPCFGLIPEEECVERFWYSWCKGYRPISVAVIHHPLHHDYGADDLNEEEEEEEEAASQPPIPAQVVPAATPTDICMSTVSVPSDLVAPITIWRSESPRGESQGSRVIKKVKKTKEKEKDKETEEKVKLKKKVKKDKVTKKKSPIKSGPSPPDLSRLTSPRESAGMSESSPDSRRDLDSENSYSDPRWEEPSSEDVVESLSPRKKENTVQAKKPGVKALPVKKVIKRKSPPASNPNLS, from the exons ATGTGCACCTGCACTCGATCAGCCACTGTGACTGTGACTCTAGGTAAGGGCCCGTCTCCTTGGGAGACTCcaagcccagagcccagccccaTTTTTGTAAACCTGACTCTGCCCCAAGGGCAATGGGGTGGAGGTTTTTTGGCAGCCTGGGCTGGGCCCAGTGGAAGCCTGCTGTCCTTCAGGCTCCTTGGTTCTGGGCCCCTGGGGAGTCTTGGAGGTGTGGGAGCCAGGCTGAGTCCCCTGTGTGGCAGGCTGATGGactgctcagagaagacaaatagcgGCAGCTCCCAAGACGTGGGCTCACCCTGTTTCAACATCATCCAATCCCCTTGCTTTGGGCTCATCCCAGAGGAAGAATGTGTGGAGCGGTTCTGGTACAGCTG GTGCAAAGGCTACAGGCCCATCTCTGTGGCAGTGATCCACCACCCACTCCACCATGACTATGGGGCAGATGACCtgaatgaggaggaggaagaagaggaggaagcagcAAGCCAGCCTCCCATTCCAGCCCAGGTGGTGCCCGCTGCCACACCCACTGACATATGCATGAGCACCGTCTCAGTTCCCTCTGATTTAGTGGCTCCCATCACTATCTGGCGCTCTGAGAGCCCCAGAGGGGagtcccagggcagcagggtgATCAAGAAGgtaaagaagacaaaggaaaaagagaaagataaggaGACGGAGGAGAAAgtaaagctaaagaaaaaagtcaagaaGGACAAGGTGACTAAGAAGAAAAGCCCAATTAAATCAGGACCTTCGCCTCCAGACTTGAGTCGATTGACAAGCCCAAGAGAGTCGGCCGGGATGTCAGAGTCCAGCCCAGACAGTAGGAGAGACCTGGACAGTGAGAACAGTTACAGCGATCCCAGGTGGGAGGAGCCCTCCAGCGAGGATGTTGTAGAGTCTTTgtcacccaggaagaaagagaacacAGTCCAGGCCAAGAAGCCTGGGGTGAAGGCCTTGCCAGTCAAGAAAGTCATCAAGAGGAAATCTCCCCCAGCATCAAACCCCAATCTCAGTTGA